The Levilactobacillus namurensis genomic interval TAGCTAAAGTGGGTTGCGGCGTGTCGAACTTGGCGAAGAAGGCCGTGAAGTGAGCCGCAACGTCGCCCGGCTCATGCAGGGCCGTAGCGAGGGCTGCCGCCGTATCTTTACCCAATCCTTGATACTGATGTTGCAACGTCGTGGCCAAGACGTCGCGGTTAGGGTAGTCCCGAACCGTTTCCGCCAGGTCGGGACGCGGACCCGCAAAGGGGTTATCCAGATCTTGCTTCGGCGGGGTGATGTACAACGCCCCTGGTAAGAGGAGGCGGTAGCGGTTCTGGTCAGACCCCACGTGTTTAATGGCGTCGAGAATCTTGCCACTACCTTGATCCACTAAGATGACGTTACTGTGCCGCGCCATGATCTCAATAATCAGGTGGAGTTCTTGCTGGTCTCCCAGTTCGTTACGGGAGGTGAAATGGAGGTGGACCACCCGGTCATTGGCCGCCTGGGTCACGTCCTTCAGGATGGCCCCCTGCAGGTACTTCCGTAGAATCATCGTAAAGTTCGTGGGTACCGGCGGATTAACGTACGGAATGGTCGTAATTTGAATTCGCGCATAGGTTGGGTTCGCAGATAACAGAACGGGGTAGTTATGCCCGTTGGCCCGAATCGTCAGAACGATTTCGTTGGCGTAGGGCTGATTGATCTTGCTGACTCGGCCCGTTGCCACCGTTTGACTAAGCTCGTGGACCATTGCATGGGTGAAAGAACCGTCAAAGGACATGGAATCACACCTTTCAATTTAAAATTTATCTTCGTTAAAAAAAGACAACACAATTTAAATTATAACGATTGCCCCGGGGATGTGCAAAGAAGTTTCCTCACGACTTAGGCAACTGCAACTTGCGAGCGAATCTCGCAATTCACGCTTGTGACCAGCAAGCATGTCGTTGTATAATGCAACTAAAGGAGTGAGGCCCGTTGAAATCAAGTTTAGCAGCGTTAATGACGGTCACTAAGGCCGAACAGACCCTCTTACGCCGGCTGACCAAAGCCCACCATTTGACGGTCGCCGAATGGCAACTGTTGGACCATATTGGTGGGGGTGCCAACACCCAAGAGAGTCTCGCCGAAGCAACTCGGCTGGACACCTCTACTTTAAGTCGGCAACTAAAAGGATTGGTGACCAAGGAACTGATTAGCAAAAAGGCCGTTGGTCGGGATAAACGGCAGTTGATTTATACCGTGACGGATCAGGGGGCCGTCACCGCTTCGGCGATGAATCGCGATTTCGAAGACTTAGCCGATCAGATTTTTGAACATTGGTCAGACGATGAACGCAATCTTTTACAGATTCTGTTGAACCGACTCGCTAAAAGCATGGATCGTCAACGCACCTTTTCAGAACATTCTTAGTAAGGAGTGACTCACCATTCAATCACGTTTAATTGTTATCTCGCTAGACGCTCTAGGGAGTCGAGACCTCGATGAACACCTGGACGATTTGCCGAATTTACGCCGACTGCTGGCCACCGGAACCCGGGTCAAGCGGGTGCGGGGCATCTATCCCACACTAACTTATCCCTCCCATACCACCATTATCACGGGGCAGTATCCGCGAGAACACGGAATCGTGAACAACACCAAGCGCCAACCCCAACGCCAGTCTCCTGATTGGTATTGGTACCAGCGCGATGTTAAAGTCCCAACGCTGTACGACTTAGTTCGGCAGCATCATCAAAAAACTGCTGCCTTTCTATGGCCCGTCACGGCAGGAAGCAAGATTACGTACAATCTAGCCGAGATTTTTCCGAACCGCATCTGGACGAACCAGGTTCTGGTATCCCTTAAGGCTAGCAGTCCGGCATTTCTGTTACGCATGAATCAGAAGTATGGCCACCTTCGCCGTGGGATTCAACAACCGGAATTAGACGACTTCATCACAGCGTGTGCGGTCGACACGATTACCCATAAGAAACCGCAGTTAACCCTTATCCACCTGGTCGACATGGACAGTATGCGTCACCGGTACGGTGTACGGTCACCGCAAGCCATGGCCGCCTTACGCCGCTTGGACAAACGGGTGGGCCAATTGATCGACGCCACGATCGAAGCGGGGACCTTTGCGGAGACCAACTTTGCGATCCTGGGCGACCACTACCAGATCAACGTGGACCACATGATTCACCTGAACCAAGCCTTCGCCCAACGGGGATGGTTAACCGCCACGAAAGAGGGTACGGTGAAGAACGACTGGCACGTCTGGGCCAAGACCTGTGACGGGTGTACCTACGTCTACACGCGCAACTTTGCGGACAACCAGGCGCTTAAGACCCTGCTGGAACAGACCGAAGGGGTCGAACGGGTCATTTCCGGTGACGCGGCAGCTAGTCGGGGCGCCGACCCGCAGTGCCAGTGGCTGGTCGAAGCCCAAGCGGGGTATTACTTTACGGATGAGACCCACCGGCCAGCCGTCGTGGAAGCCGTCGACCCTGAGACCCTGGGGCAACCAGACCGGTACCATGGCGTTCACGGGTATGATCCCGATAAGCCGGATTACTTCACTACCTTGGTACTTGCGGGACCAGCCATTAAGTCGGGACACGTCATTGACACCGCTGAATTGGTCGATGAAGCGCCAACGTTTGCACACTTGTTAGGTGTTCATTTCCCTGAACCCTTACCAGGGCACGCGTTAACGGATGCCTTTAAGGATTAGGAGTGTGCACATGAAGTTAAACAAAGAACAGTGGAGTTGGGTCTTCTATGACTGGGCGAACTCCGGCTACGGCATTATCGTCACTACGGCGGTATTACCCATTTACTTTAAAACCATCGCGCAAGCCAACGGGGTCACCGCCGCCAACGCCACGGCCTTTTGGGCTATGCCAACAGTATCGGGACGTTACTGGTCGCCTTACTGGCGCCGTTTCTGGGGGCACTGGCAGATTACCAAGGGTTCAAGAAACGCCTCTTAGTGGGCTTCACCACGCTGGGGATGTTGATGACGTTAGGCTTAGCGGTGTTGCCTACCACGCAATGGCGCTGGCTACTAGTGATCTACGTGCTATCCGTTTTAGGCTATTCCGGTGGGAACCTCTTCTACGATAGTTTCTTGACCGACGTGAGTGCCGACAACCAAATGGATAAAATCTCCAGTACGGGTTCGGTTACCTGGGCGGGGTCATTGCGTTTATCCTGTTCATGGTCCTCGAATTCACCCACGGCTTTGGTCATCTGTCCAGTCTCGCTGTGGCCCGGTGGGGCTTTGCCCTGGCAGCCATCTGGTGGGTCATCTTCTTCATCCCGTTAGTCCGTAACGTTCGGCAACGCCACGCGCTGACCACCACGACCCGGCCGTTGCGGCAAAGCTGGTCTCGCGTCTGGCAAACGATTCGCCATTTACGGCAACACAAGTACTTAGCCTGGTTTTTGATCGCCTACTTCTGTTACATCGACGGGGTCGACACCATCTTCACCATGGCGACGTCGATTGGCCTCGATATCGGGATTACCAGCACGACCCTAATCATGGTGCTTCTGGTGGTTCAACTGGTGGCCTTTCCGTGCTCACTGTTTTACGGGTGGTTAGCCGCGAAAACCAGTACGCGTACGGGGATTTTAGTGGCCATCGTGGTCTACCTCTTGATCTGCTTGGATGCGTTACGCCTCCACACTGCCGCGGACTTTTGGCTGTTGGCCGTATTGGTCGGAACCAGTCAGGGTGGTATTCAGGCCCTTTCGCGATCCTACTTCGGTCGAATCGTCCCAAAGGAACGTTCCAGTGAATTCTTTGGATTCTACAATATCCTGGGTAAATTTTCGGTCGTGCTGGGTCCCATCCTGGTTGGGGTGGTTACCCAAATCACGGGACAATCCCGAATTGGGGCAGCTTCCTTGTCCATTCTCTTTATTCTCGGGTTAGTTATTTTTGGGACGCTTCCGCACGATGCCACAGACAAATCCTAGTGGTTTCTAGGTTTTTATGGTATTCTGGTTGTTACAATGAATGAAAGAAGTAGGTGTAAGAACATGAAGATTGCTGTGGTCACCGATAGTACCAGCTATTTGTCCGCAGAAGAGGTCGAGCGGTATCATATCCATGTCGTGCCCATTCCAGTGATCATCGATGGGCGCTCTTATGACGAAGGCGTTGATATCTCCACGGGTGAATTCTACGATTGGTTGCGTAACTCCAAGTCTTTTCCAAGTACATCGCAACCGCCATTGGGTGAGATGATCAATCTCTACAACCAATTGGCCGACGAAGGTTACGATACGGTTATCAGTATCCACCTTGCCAGCACTATCTCGGGGTTTGTCAATCAACTTAAAAACATCGCACCCACGATTGAAAATATCCGGGTCATCCCGTATGACTCTCAGATTACGGTCAAGCTAATGGGGTATCTGGCCATTGAAGCTTCGCGGATGGCGGACAAGGGGGCGACCCCCGAAGAGATCATTGCGCGTCTGGACGACTTACGGTCCACGATCGGTGAATACTTCGTGGTGGACGACCTCCAAAACCTGGTTCGCGGGGGACGCTTATCCAACGCTTCGGCCTTCATTGGCAGTGTTCTGCGAATCAAACCGCTGTTAACGTTTGATGATGACACCCACGAAATCGTGGCCTTTGAGAAAGTCCGGTCACGCAAGAAGGCCTTAGCCCGAGTGGAACAGCTCTTTGTGGAAGCCCAGGCCAAGGTCGATTATCCGCTGCGGGCCTTAGTGATCGATGCCAACGACCCCGAGGGGGGGCAGAACTGGGCAGATAAAATTTCCGCGCAGTATCCTGACCTGCCGATTGAACGGTCCTACTTTGGTCCCGTTATTGGGGCTCACCTAGGGGAAAAAGCATTAGCGCTAGCCTGGTTGAAGGACTACGAACGTGCTTAGTTCCGGTGATCAATGCCATTATCTTATGAAAATTATTCAATTAGTCGACGTACCGGAAATTTCCAGTACATCGGCTTTTTTCGCTAGCTTGAAACCCCGTCCAGGCAGTGGCTCGACCGGAACTTAAGTGAAATCACTGTTCAAGCGACAATCGTCTTTTGCTTACTGGCGACCGTCTTTCATGACCAATTCTTAACTTTTGGTCCCCAGTCTTCAGGCGTATAATTGAGTACGCGGTCGTGTCCTGGACAACAGGGATACGTGGGGGACCGACTGATTGACCCAATGATTCGGTTCTGCCGACCAGTAAACCTACCCACTTTCATTTTTTTCAACAACGGGGAATCAAACTTGTCTTTTAGTCCGGGGTTCGCTATAACTGCTAATAAGGACGATTAGAGGTCGGGATTTTTAACTCAGGGGGATACACACGTAATGAAACGACTCATAAAACTTTTTGATCACTATAAAGACGTCATTGCTTATCTGTTTTTCGGGGGGATGACGACCCTGGTTAACATGGTGGTCTTCTTCATCACCAACGATTTATGGCACTGGAATTACCAGGTGGGGAACGCCATGGCCTGGTTCCTATCGGTGCTCTTTGCTTATTTGACTAACCGGGTGTGGGTCTTCCATTCCCACTTTACAACGTTTCGGGCCTTAGAACAGGAAACCGTTAAGTTCTTTGGCGCCCGGGCAGCCACGTTGGTGATTGACGCCGGCATCATGTGGATCGGAATCTCTTTGCTTCAGCAAAACGCCATGTTGACCAAGTTGGTCGACCAAGTCGTGGTGGTCGTTGCCAACTACTTCTTAAGCAAATGGTTCGTCTTCCGTAAGGCGAAGGCCATGGTTAAGGATTAATGCTCATCAAAGTGGCGTCTTCCTAGGAAGACGCCATTTTTGATGAGCATTTTTTCAACCGTCGTCGGTTCGATTATGGTCTAATTCGCAATTTTTTTAGAAGCGTGCCGAACCCTGCTGGCCGGGGCATCCCGGCAACTGATTATCCGCTAGATCAAGGGGCCGACTTCCCAGAATGACTTGCAAGATGTTAAAAGATGTTGTAGGGTAAAACCTGTTAACTGAATAGATTTCTTCGGGGCAGGGTGCAATTCCCGACCGACGGTGACAACGGCAATGACCGTTGAAGTCCGTGACCCGCTTCACGCGGTGGACCCAGTGAGAGTCTGGGACCGACAGTATAGTCTGGATGGGAGAAGAAACAACTGGTTTATTTCACACCGTTAGTGGCGGCTTTTTTGGCGACCACTCACTCGATGGGATCTTATTTAGCTTTCAAATTTTTGCCCCGCAAATCATTTTGCGGGGCTTTTTTTGTGGGGTGAGTTTGATCAACGATTCAGTTTATTTAGCCATGGCAGCCGACCAAGCCCGGTTAGGTCAGGGACATACCTGGACGAACCCGGTCGTCGGCGCCGTCATTGTCAAGCACCATCAAGTCTTAGCACGGGGGTACCATCACCGTTTTGGAGAACCCCATGCGGAAATTGACGCTTTGAATCACCTGGCCGACCTTGACCAGGCCCGAGGCGCCACCATCTATGTCACGTTAGAACCCTGCAGCCACTATGGTAAGACCCCGCCGTGCGCGGATCGCTTGATTCAGGTGGGAATTCAGCGCGTAGTCATCGGCCAACTGGACCCTAATCCGTTAGTCGCCGGCCGTGGTGTCGCTAAACTCAAGGCTGCGGGCGTCCAAGTCACCGTTCTGGGGACCACCAGTGCACTGAATAGGGCGTACAACTTCTTTTACCAGCATCACCGGCCGTTCGTCACGGTCAAGTACGCGATGAGCATTGACGGCAAATTAAACGCTGCCGGTTCCCAACGAACACACCTAACCAGCCAAGCCGCCTACCACGATAGCCAGGCTCTGCGCGCCACACAACAGGCGATTCTAATTGGCGAGCATACCGTTCAACAGGATGATCCCCAGCTAACGGTGCGCACGCAACCAGTAGATTTTGCACCTTGGCGGATCGTCCTGATGCAAGACGCCGACCAACTGGCGGAGACAGCGGCCATCTTACAGACGCCAACGCCGGTATACCTCCTGGTTCGCCAGCCCAGTCAGCGGCAATGGCCAGATTTCGTTCACGTCGTGGTCCAACCGGAGTGGACGCCGCAACAGATCTTAGACTGGTTGAGCACGCAGGGCATCCAATCCTTATTGATTGAGGGAGGCAGCCAGGTCCAAGCCACTTGGTTGGCTTCTGGCGCCGTGGATCAGCTGATTACGTACCTAGCGCCTTTGACTTTAGGCGGTACCGGCTTACCCGTCGCCCAAGGCGTTCCCGGAACCGTTCAACGGTCCTGGGGATTGGTCCAAACCCAAGCTTTACAGCCGGATATTAAGCTCACGTATAGGAGGTCTGCAGATTATGTTTACCGGAATCATTAAGGGACAGGGAACCATTGCTCAAAGCGTTCGCACCGCTACCCAGCAACGACTGACCATCCATACCCCGCTAGCGCACCGTTGGCACAGCCAGATTGGCGATAGCCTCGCCATTAACGGTGTCTGCCTGACCATTATTGCCATGACCGACCAAGACTTCACGGTAGATGTCATGCCCGAAACCTATCACCGAACGACGCTGGGCGACCAAGCCATCGGTGATGCAGTCAACTTAGAACCGGCATTGCGCGTCGGGGATCGGTTAGGCGGTCACCTGGTCTTAGGCCACGTCGATACGGTTGCCCAACTGGTCGACCGGACACCAGACACCAACGCCGAGATTCTCACCTTCGAGTACCCAACGGCCTACTACGCCGAATTAGCGGAGAAGGGGTCCGTCACACTTGATGGCGTCAGTCTGACCCTGGTGACGGTCTCTCCAACCCAGTTCAGTGTCAGTCTAATTCCCCAGACCCTCCACGAGACCAGCCTGGGACGGCGTCAACCGGGTGACAACGTGAACTTAGAAACCGATGTTTTAACTAAATATTTATTGCATCAACGGGAGGCAAAATCATGA includes:
- a CDS encoding MarR family winged helix-turn-helix transcriptional regulator, with amino-acid sequence MKSSLAALMTVTKAEQTLLRRLTKAHHLTVAEWQLLDHIGGGANTQESLAEATRLDTSTLSRQLKGLVTKELISKKAVGRDKRQLIYTVTDQGAVTASAMNRDFEDLADQIFEHWSDDERNLLQILLNRLAKSMDRQRTFSEHS
- a CDS encoding alkaline phosphatase family protein, which gives rise to MQSRLIVISLDALGSRDLDEHLDDLPNLRRLLATGTRVKRVRGIYPTLTYPSHTTIITGQYPREHGIVNNTKRQPQRQSPDWYWYQRDVKVPTLYDLVRQHHQKTAAFLWPVTAGSKITYNLAEIFPNRIWTNQVLVSLKASSPAFLLRMNQKYGHLRRGIQQPELDDFITACAVDTITHKKPQLTLIHLVDMDSMRHRYGVRSPQAMAALRRLDKRVGQLIDATIEAGTFAETNFAILGDHYQINVDHMIHLNQAFAQRGWLTATKEGTVKNDWHVWAKTCDGCTYVYTRNFADNQALKTLLEQTEGVERVISGDAAASRGADPQCQWLVEAQAGYYFTDETHRPAVVEAVDPETLGQPDRYHGVHGYDPDKPDYFTTLVLAGPAIKSGHVIDTAELVDEAPTFAHLLGVHFPEPLPGHALTDAFKD
- a CDS encoding DegV family protein; protein product: MKIAVVTDSTSYLSAEEVERYHIHVVPIPVIIDGRSYDEGVDISTGEFYDWLRNSKSFPSTSQPPLGEMINLYNQLADEGYDTVISIHLASTISGFVNQLKNIAPTIENIRVIPYDSQITVKLMGYLAIEASRMADKGATPEEIIARLDDLRSTIGEYFVVDDLQNLVRGGRLSNASAFIGSVLRIKPLLTFDDDTHEIVAFEKVRSRKKALARVEQLFVEAQAKVDYPLRALVIDANDPEGGQNWADKISAQYPDLPIERSYFGPVIGAHLGEKALALAWLKDYERA
- a CDS encoding GtrA family protein, coding for MKRLIKLFDHYKDVIAYLFFGGMTTLVNMVVFFITNDLWHWNYQVGNAMAWFLSVLFAYLTNRVWVFHSHFTTFRALEQETVKFFGARAATLVIDAGIMWIGISLLQQNAMLTKLVDQVVVVVANYFLSKWFVFRKAKAMVKD
- the ribD gene encoding bifunctional diaminohydroxyphosphoribosylaminopyrimidine deaminase/5-amino-6-(5-phosphoribosylamino)uracil reductase RibD, which gives rise to MSLINDSVYLAMAADQARLGQGHTWTNPVVGAVIVKHHQVLARGYHHRFGEPHAEIDALNHLADLDQARGATIYVTLEPCSHYGKTPPCADRLIQVGIQRVVIGQLDPNPLVAGRGVAKLKAAGVQVTVLGTTSALNRAYNFFYQHHRPFVTVKYAMSIDGKLNAAGSQRTHLTSQAAYHDSQALRATQQAILIGEHTVQQDDPQLTVRTQPVDFAPWRIVLMQDADQLAETAAILQTPTPVYLLVRQPSQRQWPDFVHVVVQPEWTPQQILDWLSTQGIQSLLIEGGSQVQATWLASGAVDQLITYLAPLTLGGTGLPVAQGVPGTVQRSWGLVQTQALQPDIKLTYRRSADYVYRNH
- a CDS encoding riboflavin synthase: MFTGIIKGQGTIAQSVRTATQQRLTIHTPLAHRWHSQIGDSLAINGVCLTIIAMTDQDFTVDVMPETYHRTTLGDQAIGDAVNLEPALRVGDRLGGHLVLGHVDTVAQLVDRTPDTNAEILTFEYPTAYYAELAEKGSVTLDGVSLTLVTVSPTQFSVSLIPQTLHETSLGRRQPGDNVNLETDVLTKYLLHQREAKS